In the Candidatus Woesearchaeota archaeon genome, one interval contains:
- a CDS encoding ASCH domain-containing protein — protein MDHVAILKKKWKLTSKILSGEKTIESRWYKTKRDPWNKIKKGETVYLKDSGDPVIAKAEVLRVIQVPDLNNSKLIKLLEKHHQSLGIETDKISEYAKQFSDKNYCILIYLKNPVRIEPFFIDKTGYGLMSAWLCVENITEVKK, from the coding sequence ATGGACCATGTTGCGATACTAAAAAAGAAATGGAAACTGACTTCAAAGATTTTATCAGGTGAAAAAACAATAGAATCTAGATGGTACAAAACAAAAAGAGATCCTTGGAATAAAATAAAAAAAGGAGAAACAGTTTATTTGAAAGATTCAGGAGATCCAGTCATTGCAAAAGCGGAAGTTTTGCGAGTTATTCAAGTACCAGATTTAAATAATTCTAAACTAATTAAGTTATTAGAAAAACATCACCAATCACTTGGAATTGAAACTGATAAAATATCTGAATATGCTAAGCAGTTTTCTGATAAAAATTATTGCATATTAATTTATTTAAAAAATCCAGTAAGAATTGAACCATTTTTTATTGATAAAACAGGATATGGACTTATGTCTGCATGGCTATGTGTTGAGAATATAACCGAGGTGAAAAAATGA
- a CDS encoding AbrB/MazE/SpoVT family DNA-binding domain-containing protein, translating to MKRKLVTQGKKALTVTLPINWIRDHNLNSGDEIEISPLDNDLRISTFSNKTTIKSTTINISTENARNCSYQIRYALAQAYDAGYNEIIIKSELLPNLSTIQKEITTFTGLEIVSAEKEKLIIRCFLNDHDTPVDLLITKMIQVSKTIAETLKKEWNQTKLKEITELFNMNLRLSNHCRRTIHQNKYGDHKTYAYYYLASRLERLSANLFYLGKKIIKLNPKKSDLLEELFEIQNKIYECFLKKDFNEIMKLQNKLYDLSRNTVEADAIKETTKKIDPVILIHYYSAIMNLLSITKSLQRITLELK from the coding sequence ATGAAACGAAAACTAGTAACCCAAGGAAAAAAAGCACTCACCGTAACACTTCCAATCAATTGGATACGAGACCATAACCTTAATTCAGGCGATGAAATAGAAATAAGTCCACTAGATAACGATTTACGCATTTCAACATTCTCAAATAAAACAACAATAAAAAGCACAACAATAAACATATCAACCGAAAATGCTAGAAATTGCAGCTACCAAATAAGATACGCACTCGCACAAGCATACGATGCAGGCTACAATGAAATAATTATAAAATCAGAACTATTACCAAATCTTAGCACAATACAAAAAGAAATAACTACATTTACAGGACTAGAAATAGTATCGGCAGAAAAAGAAAAACTAATCATACGTTGTTTTCTAAATGATCATGACACACCAGTAGATTTACTAATTACTAAAATGATTCAAGTTTCAAAAACAATTGCTGAAACGTTAAAAAAAGAATGGAATCAAACAAAGTTAAAAGAAATAACCGAATTATTTAATATGAATTTGCGTTTAAGCAATCATTGCAGAAGAACAATACACCAAAATAAATATGGAGATCATAAAACTTACGCATACTATTATCTTGCATCAAGACTTGAAAGATTAAGTGCAAACTTATTTTATCTAGGTAAAAAAATAATTAAACTTAACCCAAAAAAGTCAGACTTACTCGAAGAATTATTTGAAATCCAAAATAAAATTTATGAATGCTTTTTGAAAAAAGATTTTAATGAAATAATGAAATTACAAAACAAACTATATGATCTGTCAAGAAATACAGTAGAAGCAGATGCAATAAAAGAAACAACCAAAAAAATTGATCCAGTAATACTAATTCATTATTATTCCGCAATCATGAATTTATTATCAATAACCAAATCATTACAACGAATAACCTTAGAACTAAAATAA
- a CDS encoding Lrp/AsnC family transcriptional regulator, whose translation MKDIKSKLIQLFKTGHATPQIAQIARKIKEPATTIHYNIKKLEKIGAIKTYKAVFNHKKINCGFTAFVLLNLSPDEYGDPERIGKDLAKHDEIESVDVITGDWELIVKLRVKDQDEYYNLIKNVISRKGVVKIKTLTSLKEVKTEFVEM comes from the coding sequence ATGAAAGACATCAAATCTAAACTAATCCAACTATTCAAAACAGGCCACGCAACACCTCAAATCGCACAAATAGCACGCAAAATAAAAGAGCCAGCCACCACAATACATTACAACATAAAAAAATTAGAAAAGATAGGTGCAATAAAAACTTACAAAGCAGTATTTAATCATAAAAAAATCAATTGCGGATTCACTGCATTTGTACTTTTGAATTTATCACCTGACGAATATGGCGATCCAGAAAGAATTGGAAAGGACCTTGCCAAACACGACGAGATAGAAAGCGTAGATGTAATAACTGGCGATTGGGAATTAATAGTAAAACTTAGAGTAAAAGACCAAGATGAATATTATAATTTAATTAAAAATGTTATTTCTAGAAAAGGAGTTGTAAAAATAAAAACACTTACGTCACTTAAAGAAGTAAAAACAGAATTTGTTGAAATGTAA
- a CDS encoding type 1 glutamine amidotransferase-like domain-containing protein: MNRIIAIGGGEIGRPGQPIQTTKIDKEIIKLTGKKKPKILFIPTASNDSEGYFNVVTKHFGKRLGCSVDVLNLLDNKISKKEIEQKIFRSDALYVGGGNTLKLMIAWRKKGIDKIIKKAISKGIVLSGISAGAICWFKQGNSDSRRITNPSADLIKVKGLNLVNALFCPHYDFEKNRKKDLKKMMKKTSGIAIAIDNCCAIEIVGKWYRIISSKKDANAYKVYWKAGKYYQNLIEKKKEFYPLPELLKK, from the coding sequence ATGAATCGAATAATTGCAATTGGTGGTGGAGAAATAGGAAGACCTGGACAACCCATCCAAACCACAAAAATAGACAAAGAAATAATTAAATTAACTGGAAAGAAAAAACCAAAAATTTTGTTCATTCCAACTGCAAGCAATGATTCTGAAGGATATTTTAATGTTGTAACAAAACATTTTGGTAAACGACTTGGATGCAGCGTTGATGTTTTAAACTTACTAGATAATAAAATATCAAAAAAAGAAATTGAACAAAAAATATTTAGGAGTGATGCACTATATGTCGGCGGAGGCAACACACTAAAACTTATGATTGCATGGCGAAAAAAAGGAATTGATAAAATAATAAAAAAAGCAATTTCAAAAGGAATAGTTCTGTCAGGCATTAGTGCAGGTGCAATATGCTGGTTTAAACAGGGAAACTCAGATTCTAGAAGAATTACAAATCCATCTGCAGACTTGATAAAAGTTAAAGGATTAAATCTAGTGAATGCACTTTTTTGCCCACACTATGATTTTGAAAAAAACAGAAAAAAAGATCTAAAAAAAATGATGAAAAAAACAAGCGGAATTGCAATTGCAATTGATAACTGCTGTGCAATTGAAATTGTGGGCAAATGGTATAGAATAATTTCTTCAAAAAAAGACGCTAATGCTTACAAAGTTTATTGGAAAGCAGGAAAATATTACCAAAACCTCATTGAAAAGAAAAAAGAATTTTATCCACTACCTGAATTATTAAAAAAATAA
- a CDS encoding MATE family efflux transporter encodes MEHKTMGVKTLLADPKKAILKLAWPMMIAMSLQTVYNVVDAIWVSGLGSDALSAVGFFFPFFFALIAIATGLGVGGGAFISQYIGAKNKKLADSVATHTFVLTIVVFIIICIPLMFFSEHIFVALGAGSIIHLLGPYAKIIFGGSFFIFFSMVANAVLRAEGDAKRSMYALMVGAGLNIVLDPLFIYTFGFGVSGAAIATVISVFVASLIIAYWLFFKSDSYLNINFRSFKFDWFIVKQIFSVGIPTALQQFSMAVMMLFLNYFLVFVGGTDAVAVFSTGWRVVTFAILPLVGVATAVVSVSGAAFGAKKFNNLKIAFLFSTKLGLIIAVVGGVLTFVFAPQIAFLFTFSKNSAHIAPQLIAFLRTICWFYPFTPLGMFSSSFFQGVGLGIRSLIITLLRTLVFVLLFCLLFTFVFSFGEFGVWLGVVIGNGLGSVIAFGWAYKTINSFLKTNSATSKK; translated from the coding sequence ATGGAACATAAAACTATGGGGGTCAAAACGCTTTTGGCAGATCCAAAAAAAGCAATTCTTAAACTAGCTTGGCCTATGATGATTGCGATGTCTTTGCAGACAGTGTATAATGTTGTTGATGCAATTTGGGTGTCAGGTCTTGGTTCTGATGCATTATCTGCTGTTGGTTTTTTCTTTCCATTTTTCTTTGCATTAATTGCAATAGCAACCGGTCTTGGTGTTGGTGGCGGCGCATTTATTTCTCAATACATTGGTGCTAAAAATAAAAAACTTGCAGATTCAGTTGCAACACACACTTTTGTTTTAACAATTGTTGTTTTTATTATTATTTGTATTCCTCTTATGTTTTTTTCAGAACATATTTTTGTTGCATTGGGTGCGGGGTCAATTATTCATTTATTGGGGCCTTATGCTAAAATTATTTTTGGAGGATCTTTTTTTATTTTTTTCTCGATGGTTGCAAATGCAGTTCTTCGTGCAGAAGGTGATGCTAAACGTTCAATGTATGCTTTAATGGTTGGCGCGGGACTCAATATTGTTCTTGATCCATTATTTATTTACACTTTTGGTTTTGGTGTTTCAGGTGCTGCGATTGCAACAGTAATTTCTGTTTTTGTAGCGTCATTAATTATTGCGTATTGGTTATTTTTTAAGAGTGATTCATATCTTAATATTAATTTTAGAAGTTTTAAGTTTGATTGGTTTATTGTAAAACAAATTTTTAGTGTTGGAATTCCAACTGCGCTGCAACAATTTTCGATGGCGGTGATGATGCTTTTTTTAAATTATTTTTTGGTGTTTGTTGGTGGAACAGATGCAGTGGCTGTTTTTTCTACTGGTTGGAGAGTTGTAACTTTTGCAATTTTACCTTTAGTTGGTGTGGCAACGGCAGTTGTGTCAGTTTCAGGAGCAGCATTTGGTGCAAAGAAATTTAACAATCTTAAAATTGCTTTTTTATTTTCAACTAAACTAGGTTTAATAATTGCTGTGGTTGGAGGAGTACTAACGTTTGTATTTGCACCTCAAATAGCATTTCTATTTACTTTTTCAAAAAATTCTGCTCATATCGCACCTCAACTTATCGCATTTTTAAGAACTATTTGTTGGTTTTATCCATTCACTCCATTAGGTATGTTTTCTTCATCTTTTTTTCAAGGAGTTGGATTAGGGATTAGATCGCTCATAATTACTTTGTTAAGAACATTAGTTTTTGTTTTATTATTTTGTCTTTTATTTACTTTTGTTTTTTCTTTCGGAGAGTTTGGAGTTTGGTTAGGTGTTGTAATTGGCAACGGATTGGGTTCAGTAATAGCATTTGGTTGGGCGTATAAAACAATTAATTCTTTTTTAAAAACGAATAGTGCAACGTCAAAAAAATAA
- a CDS encoding nucleoside triphosphate pyrophosphohydrolase produces the protein MKPKLVRDKIPEIIKADGRIPLTRIAEPDEYWIKLREKLVEEVDEFLESEKKEELADIVEVIKAICDYKNLGFDQLRVIRKKKVEERGKFEKRIILERID, from the coding sequence ATGAAACCAAAATTAGTTCGGGATAAAATACCAGAAATAATAAAAGCAGATGGTCGAATTCCACTCACCAGAATAGCCGAGCCAGATGAATATTGGATTAAACTTCGCGAAAAACTAGTTGAGGAAGTAGATGAATTCTTAGAAAGTGAAAAAAAAGAAGAACTGGCAGATATTGTGGAAGTAATAAAAGCCATTTGCGATTACAAAAATCTAGGTTTTGATCAATTACGAGTAATACGAAAAAAGAAAGTAGAAGAACGAGGCAAATTTGAAAAAAGAATAATTCTTGAACGAATAGATTGA
- a CDS encoding PH domain-containing protein: MIEKPLFTLRPNIAVAIIPIILVALFMGFWASFFSISLGIGVSVIIGVSIAMIITIFRLLNLNARKYIFYPQKAEFYEGFLNIIQRTVHYNKVTDCILTKSVWDRLFGTGTISLATAGHQTTARGALGGGINLQYLDKPDKLYKELQRLLNKH; this comes from the coding sequence ATGATTGAAAAACCATTATTTACATTAAGACCAAATATTGCAGTTGCAATAATTCCAATAATACTTGTTGCACTATTCATGGGCTTTTGGGCAAGTTTTTTTTCAATAAGTCTAGGAATAGGAGTTTCAGTAATAATTGGAGTATCAATTGCGATGATTATAACAATTTTTAGATTGTTAAACTTAAATGCGAGAAAATATATTTTTTACCCACAAAAAGCGGAATTCTATGAAGGATTTTTAAACATAATTCAAAGAACAGTACATTACAACAAAGTAACTGACTGTATTCTTACGAAATCTGTTTGGGATAGACTTTTTGGAACTGGAACTATAAGTTTAGCAACTGCAGGACATCAAACAACTGCAAGAGGTGCTTTGGGAGGAGGAATAAATCTACAATATTTAGATAAACCTGATAAACTTTACAAAGAACTTCAAAGATTGTTAAATAAACATTAA
- a CDS encoding protein kinase — MTADPMHVTSEPDQLGFSRFWPGVRSDVKSNSELELILQKRGYRVIDKIGEGNTRDVYVVEYQQGLIKTKRVLKVPKSVFDSNSATTVINWRGGRDLNQREIAASNNLSHPNIVQILDTFEFEGKTMTVEDYYDSTSLEELIRWSPLADDPRRFGSIFGQVLSALKYLHCEKKILHRDIKPNNILASTRNSSSMPHLKLTDFQNATSMGSVEDSLAQTRGGTAYSYPDLLNCLMEGKPTKSGVRTEFYSLGATMFFALTGSHLFDRELVVGEGGTRIKAGDKYIDIVLREDGKIIDGIGTAEHELAIKKRLKEVPRAYRPLLKFCLSLENDPDQYVNPKIAHELLDGHFKKATNSTSWKLAKKFGHQVKMWGAATGVIMGIIVGGHFMNLTNEYAQRLEPTVERMLFGGNFLESQSYFFQNEEKYEMADLQPYYAEIKENIGWLEKEYEQYGDAVQLDVRMRKFSVRMTQAMLMSIMLTPKEEIKTEYGKKRFDISLVPYVFSMRFQRRYGVGSASPNLHLGQKIGFGMNYLKQCLGTNGSVADVYACYFADDEDPVLDIFHARAKANNHSFYTTKNGPGYGSFLSTTKKDLIMRAIALYSITDETGVVHTELLGDNNMPMSGLVDK, encoded by the coding sequence ATGACTGCTGATCCTATGCACGTAACATCTGAGCCTGATCAATTAGGTTTTAGTAGATTTTGGCCTGGTGTGCGAAGTGATGTTAAATCTAATTCTGAACTAGAACTAATCCTTCAAAAACGGGGTTACAGAGTTATTGACAAAATTGGGGAAGGAAATACTCGTGATGTTTATGTTGTTGAGTATCAACAAGGACTAATTAAAACAAAAAGGGTTCTTAAAGTTCCAAAATCAGTATTTGATTCCAATTCTGCAACTACTGTGATTAATTGGCGAGGTGGAAGAGATCTTAATCAAAGAGAAATTGCGGCATCTAATAACTTATCACATCCAAATATAGTTCAAATATTAGATACATTTGAGTTTGAAGGTAAAACTATGACTGTTGAGGATTATTACGACTCAACTTCTTTAGAAGAACTTATCAGGTGGAGTCCTTTGGCGGATGACCCTCGAAGATTTGGAAGTATTTTTGGACAAGTTCTTTCTGCGCTAAAATATCTTCATTGTGAAAAAAAGATTCTTCATAGGGATATTAAACCAAATAATATTCTTGCTTCAACTAGAAATTCTTCTTCAATGCCACATCTTAAATTAACTGATTTTCAAAATGCGACGAGTATGGGTTCTGTTGAAGATTCTTTGGCTCAAACTAGGGGTGGAACTGCATATTCGTATCCTGATTTGTTGAATTGTCTTATGGAGGGAAAGCCTACTAAATCAGGTGTACGAACTGAGTTTTATTCTTTGGGTGCAACAATGTTTTTTGCACTTACTGGATCACATTTATTTGATAGGGAATTAGTTGTGGGAGAAGGTGGGACGAGAATTAAAGCAGGGGATAAATACATTGATATTGTTCTTAGAGAAGATGGAAAAATTATTGATGGCATTGGAACTGCAGAGCATGAATTAGCAATAAAGAAAAGACTTAAAGAAGTTCCTCGTGCGTATCGCCCACTACTAAAATTTTGTTTGAGTTTAGAAAATGATCCTGATCAGTATGTGAATCCAAAAATAGCGCATGAATTGTTGGATGGACATTTTAAAAAAGCAACTAATTCGACCTCTTGGAAACTTGCTAAGAAATTTGGACATCAAGTTAAAATGTGGGGTGCTGCAACGGGAGTTATTATGGGAATTATAGTTGGAGGTCATTTCATGAATTTAACTAATGAGTATGCGCAAAGACTAGAACCTACTGTTGAGCGCATGTTGTTCGGTGGTAATTTTTTAGAATCTCAATCTTATTTTTTCCAAAATGAAGAAAAATATGAAATGGCTGATCTTCAACCATATTATGCGGAGATTAAAGAAAATATTGGTTGGTTGGAAAAAGAATATGAGCAATATGGTGATGCAGTTCAACTGGACGTTAGAATGCGTAAATTTAGTGTTAGAATGACTCAAGCAATGTTGATGAGTATTATGTTAACTCCGAAAGAAGAAATTAAAACAGAGTATGGAAAAAAACGATTTGATATTTCTTTAGTGCCGTATGTTTTTTCAATGAGATTTCAAAGAAGATATGGTGTGGGTTCGGCATCTCCTAATTTACATCTTGGGCAAAAAATAGGGTTTGGTATGAATTATTTGAAACAGTGTCTTGGAACTAATGGTTCTGTTGCGGATGTTTATGCTTGTTATTTTGCTGACGATGAAGATCCTGTGCTGGATATTTTTCACGCACGAGCTAAAGCGAATAATCATAGTTTTTACACAACAAAGAATGGTCCTGGCTATGGTTCATTTCTTTCAACCACAAAAAAAGATCTTATTATGAGGGCTATTGCATTATATTCAATTACTGATGAAACTGGTGTTGTTCACACAGAATTGTTGGGTGATAATAACATGCCGATGAGTGGGCTTGTTGATAAATAA
- a CDS encoding proteasome assembly chaperone family protein → MNIVLKKKPKNPVIIEGFPGFGLVGTITTEFLIHELKAKQIGAIHANELPPLVAIHDGELVQPIGIYYAEKQNFVILHIMTNIKGLEWEISQVLMKLAKDLGATEILSLEGVGTQAMQDSTNAYFYANQKKNANKFQKIGMKPLKEGIILGVTSTLLLQAESKPSLSCIFVETHSNLPDSKAAAKAVEVIDKYYGLKIDYKPLLEQAHKFEEKIKGVMEKGMVAQEESQKKNLSYLG, encoded by the coding sequence ATGAATATTGTTCTTAAAAAAAAGCCAAAGAATCCGGTGATTATTGAAGGATTTCCAGGATTTGGTCTTGTAGGTACTATTACTACTGAATTTCTTATTCATGAATTAAAAGCTAAACAAATTGGAGCAATTCATGCAAATGAACTTCCTCCATTAGTTGCGATTCATGATGGTGAGTTAGTTCAACCAATAGGAATTTATTATGCGGAAAAACAAAATTTTGTGATTTTACATATTATGACTAATATTAAAGGTCTTGAATGGGAAATTTCGCAAGTGTTAATGAAACTCGCAAAAGATTTAGGTGCTACCGAAATTTTATCTTTAGAGGGTGTGGGAACACAGGCAATGCAAGATTCTACTAATGCGTACTTTTATGCTAATCAAAAGAAGAATGCTAATAAATTTCAAAAGATTGGTATGAAACCATTAAAAGAAGGTATTATTTTGGGTGTGACGTCAACATTATTGTTACAAGCAGAATCAAAACCTAGTCTATCTTGTATTTTTGTTGAGACTCATTCAAACTTGCCGGATAGTAAGGCTGCAGCAAAAGCAGTTGAAGTTATAGATAAATATTATGGCTTAAAGATTGACTATAAACCTTTACTTGAACAAGCTCATAAGTTTGAAGAAAAAATTAAGGGTGTGATGGAAAAAGGTATGGTTGCACAAGAAGAAAGTCAAAAAAAGAATTTAAGTTATCTTGGTTAA
- a CDS encoding cysteine synthase family protein, whose product MIPPVATNLFELVGNTPLVEVENIFAKLETYNPSGSIKDRMVSYMIQKAIRSNKLKTNSKIIEATTGNTGISLAMFSANLNFKFTAVMPEHMSKQRKQIMRQFGANLVQTPKEEDIMGAINKYGELIKTHSDAWRPMQFENKHNFEAHEFGLGKELVSQLPTIDAFVAGFGTGGTLIGVAKALKKHSCRWIFIY is encoded by the coding sequence GTGATTCCTCCTGTAGCAACAAATTTGTTCGAACTAGTTGGTAATACTCCACTAGTTGAAGTTGAAAATATTTTTGCAAAGTTAGAAACTTATAATCCGAGTGGAAGCATCAAAGATCGCATGGTTTCTTACATGATTCAAAAAGCAATACGAAGCAACAAACTCAAAACAAATTCTAAAATTATTGAAGCAACGACAGGCAATACTGGAATTTCGTTAGCAATGTTTTCTGCAAATCTTAATTTTAAGTTTACTGCAGTTATGCCTGAACACATGAGCAAACAAAGAAAACAAATTATGAGACAATTTGGTGCAAACTTAGTTCAAACGCCAAAAGAAGAAGACATAATGGGTGCAATAAATAAATATGGCGAACTGATAAAAACTCATTCTGACGCTTGGCGGCCTATGCAGTTTGAAAACAAACATAATTTTGAAGCCCATGAATTTGGTTTGGGAAAAGAATTGGTAAGTCAACTTCCAACAATTGATGCATTTGTCGCAGGGTTTGGAACGGGAGGAACTTTAATTGGGGTTGCAAAAGCATTAAAAAAACACAGTTGTAGGTGGATTTTTATTTATTAG
- a CDS encoding GNAT family N-acetyltransferase codes for MAKDRDVDIIAKLYETEFPEHIMVDRGLLNNPDYIKDHIHNPDEVWVVAEKDGQIAGVAALCVVGPIGLGEIERVCTSKPHRGNGVAHSMCDYLLDEARGRKLGFVEAFARGDQPAMQRTFEKLGFRVYGVAPRFEIIHDGKVAREQFVHMGYELKPETVDEENMRLIPAARIVYDQVHKI; via the coding sequence GTGGCTAAAGATCGGGATGTTGATATAATTGCAAAGTTATACGAAACAGAGTTTCCCGAACATATAATGGTTGATCGTGGTTTGTTAAATAATCCAGATTATATTAAAGATCATATTCACAATCCTGACGAGGTTTGGGTTGTTGCAGAAAAAGACGGACAAATTGCGGGTGTTGCAGCATTATGTGTTGTTGGACCAATTGGCCTTGGAGAAATTGAACGTGTTTGTACTTCGAAGCCTCATAGGGGAAATGGTGTTGCACATAGTATGTGTGATTATTTGCTGGATGAAGCGCGAGGGCGCAAATTGGGGTTTGTTGAAGCATTTGCTCGGGGAGACCAACCTGCGATGCAGCGTACTTTTGAAAAACTAGGATTTAGGGTGTATGGTGTTGCGCCTAGATTTGAAATAATCCACGACGGTAAAGTTGCAAGGGAACAGTTTGTTCATATGGGGTATGAATTAAAACCTGAAACTGTTGATGAGGAAAATATGCGTTTAATTCCTGCAGCTAGAATTGTGTATGATCAAGTTCATAAAATTTAG
- a CDS encoding MFS transporter, translating into MKQNIPLIYTIGSLMWARFFIPVLALFYIASKVTIEEFALIMGVFALATLLLEIPSGVIADLLGKKKTLIISRSLYLVELFMIAFYDGFWIFLIAKIISGIGVSLSSGTDQALLYDTLKKLKRVSEHKKISGNLQTITSISMALVFIIGAYLFSLNPKLPAILSIPFVGIGFILTFFLEEPYLSSKKLSFKNSITHLKEGLSYFKNHNYIKYLAFYSVPLVATISICLSISSAYLEAILIPISLIGVVAFVGSLLASFASKQTYKWEAIIGERKSFFITQMGILLGVALMSLMIPKIGFIFLLIIQFVSGYFYVFVNHYTNHHIETSHRATMLSIKNMFNNLGIFIMFPTIGYITKTHTMQKGFIFLGGVLIIYFVVLYFYSKKLNLNLVR; encoded by the coding sequence ATGAAGCAAAACATTCCACTAATATATACCATTGGAAGCCTGATGTGGGCAAGATTTTTTATTCCAGTTCTAGCACTATTTTATATCGCATCAAAAGTAACAATAGAAGAATTCGCATTAATCATGGGAGTATTTGCACTCGCAACACTACTTCTTGAAATCCCATCAGGAGTAATTGCAGACTTACTTGGAAAAAAGAAAACACTAATTATCTCAAGATCATTGTATTTAGTAGAACTATTTATGATTGCGTTTTATGATGGATTTTGGATTTTTTTAATTGCAAAAATAATAAGTGGAATCGGAGTTAGTTTATCTTCAGGAACAGATCAAGCACTGCTTTATGACACACTTAAAAAATTAAAACGAGTTTCCGAACATAAAAAAATAAGTGGAAACTTACAAACCATAACAAGTATCTCCATGGCCCTAGTGTTTATTATTGGAGCCTACCTATTTAGTTTAAATCCCAAACTACCCGCAATACTTTCAATACCTTTTGTTGGAATAGGATTTATATTAACATTTTTCTTAGAAGAACCTTATTTGAGTTCTAAAAAATTAAGTTTTAAAAATTCAATCACTCATTTAAAAGAAGGGCTGAGTTATTTTAAAAATCACAACTACATCAAATATCTTGCATTTTATTCAGTCCCCCTCGTCGCAACAATATCCATTTGCTTATCCATATCATCAGCATATCTCGAAGCAATATTAATTCCAATCTCACTCATAGGAGTAGTTGCATTTGTCGGATCTTTACTTGCTAGCTTTGCATCAAAGCAAACTTACAAATGGGAAGCAATAATTGGAGAGAGAAAATCTTTTTTTATTACCCAAATGGGAATTTTACTCGGTGTCGCTCTTATGAGTTTAATGATCCCAAAAATTGGATTTATATTTTTATTAATCATACAGTTTGTTTCAGGTTATTTTTACGTTTTTGTAAATCATTACACGAATCACCACATTGAAACATCACACAGAGCAACAATGCTTTCAATAAAAAACATGTTTAACAATTTAGGAATTTTTATTATGTTCCCCACAATAGGATACATCACCAAAACACATACGATGCAAAAAGGATTCATATTTTTAGGAGGAGTTTTAATTATTTATTTTGTCGTTTTGTATTTTTATTCTAAAAAATTAAATTTAAACTTAGTGAGATAG